The following are from one region of the Segatella oris genome:
- a CDS encoding DUF4369 domain-containing protein encodes MKKFSLLILLTLVLVACGTDGHHFEVEGKLTNLNQGEFYVYSPDNVIEGTDTIKVQGGRFSYEIPCEKEGVLIVVFPNFSEQPIFAQPGKSVDIKGDASHLKELEITGTDANELMTKFRHQIANMTPPEIEKHVGLFISDHLESVVGPYLVDKFLLRKQQPDYKRAYRLLAFMQKEQPRNGYLNRLLALCKPLADASGDRLPAFKATDINGKSVSSVSLSSAPVAVVYTWATWSYESTNLQQRLLDLHNRAEGKLQLLGISLEPSLTTCKEEVSSQHLGWPVVCDEKLFEGMLVRKLGLTAVPDNILLQRGRVVARGLSADDLINRVEKLI; translated from the coding sequence ATGAAGAAATTCAGTCTACTGATACTACTCACGCTGGTTTTAGTTGCCTGTGGCACCGATGGACATCATTTCGAAGTCGAAGGAAAGCTAACGAACTTGAACCAGGGTGAGTTTTATGTTTATAGTCCCGACAATGTCATTGAAGGCACAGATACCATCAAAGTGCAGGGTGGCCGCTTCTCTTATGAGATACCATGCGAGAAAGAAGGCGTGCTCATTGTAGTCTTTCCAAACTTCTCTGAACAGCCAATCTTCGCCCAACCCGGCAAATCTGTCGACATCAAGGGTGATGCATCACACTTGAAAGAGCTTGAGATTACGGGCACAGATGCCAATGAACTGATGACAAAATTCCGTCATCAGATTGCTAACATGACGCCTCCAGAGATTGAAAAACACGTGGGACTCTTCATTTCCGACCATTTGGAGTCTGTTGTCGGGCCGTATCTTGTAGACAAATTCCTGCTTCGTAAGCAGCAGCCCGACTACAAACGGGCCTATCGCCTGTTGGCATTCATGCAGAAAGAACAGCCACGCAACGGCTATCTCAACCGTCTTTTGGCACTGTGTAAGCCTTTGGCCGATGCTTCGGGAGACCGACTTCCGGCTTTCAAGGCCACTGATATCAATGGCAAGTCCGTTTCTTCGGTTTCGCTTTCTTCGGCTCCTGTCGCTGTTGTCTATACGTGGGCAACGTGGAGTTACGAGAGTACGAACCTGCAACAACGCCTGCTTGACCTGCACAATCGGGCCGAAGGAAAACTCCAATTGCTTGGTATCAGTCTCGAACCGAGTCTTACAACCTGCAAGGAGGAAGTCAGCAGTCAGCATCTCGGTTGGCCTGTTGTCTGCGATGAAAAGCTGTTTGAGGGAATGTTGGTTCGCAAATTGGGACTTACTGCCGTTCCCGACAATATTCTTCTGCAGCGTGGTCGCGTCGTAGCACGTGGCCTTTCTGCCGATGATTTGATAAACCGAGTGGAGAAGTTGATTTGA
- a CDS encoding tetratricopeptide repeat protein: MRKNLILTLSACSLVLMTSCSKLGKLSADNFSVTPNPLETVGGKVPATVEGQFPEKFMNRKATVTVVPELRYGNGQVAKGQAVTFQGEKVMANHKVISYRLGGRYTMKTVFDYVPAMQKSDMYLAFDARIGNSKVNVPAIKVATGVIATAELYRKAMQQGGACLALDSFQRVIDHKQEANVKFLINQANLRSNELKNNSVREFVSMLKRINADREKLAIKNVEVQAYASPEGGFTFNDKLANKRQNVSEGYVKQQLKGTNLQTDIDAHYTAQDWEGFMKLVQASKIQDKDVILRVLSMYKDPQEREQQIRNMSEGFRELADGILPELRRSRLIINYQTIGRSDQQIKQQYAADPTKLSLEELLYAASLTNDVNAKKAIYKKTTELYDRDYRAYNNLAALALNEGDEHTANSYLSQALQANRKAPEAYANKAYINLTHGEIAEAEHNLADATEANGFNEIIGNLHIARGNYANATDELFNDNNSAALAQLLNKNYVAAEQTLKAIKQPNGLTYYLFAVLNARQGKNDTAAKYLKEALQKDPSLAEYAKNDLELAKVNK, translated from the coding sequence ATGCGCAAAAACCTCATTCTTACTTTATCGGCATGCTCATTGGTTCTAATGACGTCATGCTCTAAGTTGGGTAAACTCTCAGCCGATAACTTTTCAGTCACTCCAAACCCTCTCGAAACGGTTGGAGGAAAGGTTCCTGCAACGGTTGAAGGACAGTTCCCGGAGAAGTTTATGAACAGGAAAGCCACGGTTACTGTGGTTCCTGAACTCAGATATGGCAACGGACAAGTGGCTAAAGGGCAGGCAGTGACATTCCAAGGAGAGAAGGTTATGGCCAACCATAAAGTCATTTCTTATCGTCTTGGCGGTCGCTATACGATGAAGACTGTCTTTGATTATGTGCCTGCCATGCAGAAAAGCGACATGTATTTGGCTTTCGATGCCCGGATAGGTAACTCAAAAGTCAACGTGCCGGCTATCAAAGTGGCTACCGGTGTCATTGCAACAGCCGAGCTTTATCGCAAGGCAATGCAGCAGGGTGGTGCTTGTTTGGCACTTGATTCGTTCCAAAGAGTGATTGATCACAAGCAGGAAGCTAACGTGAAATTCCTCATTAATCAGGCTAACCTGCGCAGCAATGAACTCAAGAACAACAGTGTTCGCGAGTTTGTAAGCATGCTTAAGCGCATTAATGCCGACCGAGAGAAGCTGGCAATCAAGAACGTTGAAGTGCAGGCTTATGCCTCTCCGGAGGGTGGTTTCACCTTTAACGACAAGTTAGCCAACAAGCGTCAGAACGTCAGTGAAGGCTATGTGAAGCAGCAACTCAAGGGGACAAATCTTCAAACAGACATTGATGCCCACTATACTGCACAGGACTGGGAAGGCTTTATGAAGCTTGTTCAGGCCAGTAAGATACAAGATAAGGACGTCATTCTACGCGTTTTGTCGATGTATAAGGACCCCCAAGAGCGTGAACAACAAATACGTAACATGAGTGAAGGCTTCCGTGAGCTTGCCGATGGCATTCTTCCAGAGCTTCGTCGCAGCCGTCTTATCATCAATTATCAGACTATTGGCCGCAGCGATCAGCAGATTAAGCAGCAGTATGCGGCTGATCCGACGAAGTTAAGTCTTGAAGAATTGCTCTACGCTGCATCGCTTACAAACGATGTAAACGCAAAGAAAGCTATCTATAAGAAGACTACCGAACTCTATGATCGCGACTATCGTGCCTATAATAACCTTGCAGCTTTAGCACTGAACGAAGGTGATGAGCACACAGCCAACAGCTATCTGAGTCAGGCTTTGCAGGCTAATCGCAAAGCTCCGGAGGCATATGCCAACAAAGCTTATATCAACTTGACTCATGGCGAAATAGCTGAAGCCGAGCATAATCTGGCAGATGCCACCGAAGCTAACGGCTTCAATGAGATTATCGGCAACCTGCATATCGCACGTGGCAACTATGCCAATGCCACCGATGAACTCTTCAATGACAACAACAGCGCTGCACTGGCACAGTTGCTCAATAAGAACTATGTAGCAGCCGAGCAGACATTGAAAGCTATCAAGCAGCCCAATGGTCTGACTTATTACCTCTTTGCCGTGCTCAATGCACGTCAGGGAAAGAACGATACAGCTGCAAAATATCTGAAAGAGGCATTGCAAAAAGATCCTTCTCTGGCCGAATATGCCAAGAACGACCTTGAACTTGCCAAAGTAAATAAATGA
- a CDS encoding polyketide cyclase, which translates to MATFESTVRQINYPQQSVYQLLSDLSNIDKVKDRIPEDKVKDLTFDTDSIGINTPMGAVKLNIVERDEPKCIKFETTESPLPFNFWIQILPVTAQSSKMKLTIKADLNPFIKGMVSKPLQEGIEKIADALQSIKYE; encoded by the coding sequence ATGGCAACATTTGAAAGTACTGTCCGACAGATAAATTATCCGCAACAGAGCGTATATCAGCTGCTGAGCGATTTGAGTAATATAGATAAGGTGAAAGACCGTATACCGGAAGATAAGGTGAAAGACCTCACTTTTGACACTGACTCGATTGGTATCAACACGCCGATGGGTGCCGTGAAACTGAACATTGTAGAGCGCGATGAGCCGAAATGTATTAAGTTTGAAACGACAGAAAGTCCGCTGCCTTTTAACTTCTGGATACAGATTTTGCCTGTGACGGCACAGTCGAGTAAGATGAAACTCACCATCAAGGCCGATCTTAACCCTTTTATTAAAGGTATGGTTTCGAAGCCGTTACAGGAAGGTATTGAGAAGATAGCTGATGCCTTGCAGTCGATAAAGTATGAATAA
- the pyrE gene encoding orotate phosphoribosyltransferase — translation MDNLKKDFASKLLKVKAIILQPNNPFTWASGWHSPFYCDNRKTLSYPDLRNYVKLELVHKILECFPEVEAIAGVATGAIAQGALVADELHLPFVYVRSKPKDHGLENLIEGDLKPGMKVVVVEDLISTGGSSLKAVEAIRSNACDVIGMVASYTYGFPVAEKAFKDAGVKLITLTDYEHVVAEALSTGYISESDVEVLHEWREAPDKWQK, via the coding sequence ATGGACAATCTAAAGAAAGACTTTGCGTCAAAGTTGCTGAAGGTAAAAGCTATTATTCTCCAGCCCAACAATCCTTTCACATGGGCTTCGGGCTGGCATTCACCGTTCTATTGCGACAATCGAAAGACACTGTCATACCCAGACTTGCGCAACTATGTGAAGCTTGAATTAGTGCATAAGATACTTGAATGCTTCCCCGAAGTGGAGGCCATAGCCGGTGTTGCAACAGGAGCTATCGCCCAGGGAGCTTTAGTGGCCGACGAACTTCATTTACCTTTCGTCTATGTTCGCTCTAAACCGAAGGATCACGGCTTGGAAAATCTCATCGAAGGTGACTTGAAACCAGGGATGAAAGTGGTCGTTGTGGAAGATCTTATCTCTACGGGCGGCAGCAGTCTGAAAGCAGTTGAGGCTATCAGAAGCAATGCCTGTGACGTCATTGGCATGGTTGCGAGCTACACTTATGGCTTTCCTGTGGCCGAAAAAGCCTTTAAGGATGCCGGTGTTAAGCTTATTACGCTCACCGACTACGAGCATGTTGTGGCCGAAGCACTGTCTACCGGCTACATCTCTGAAAGTGATGTTGAGGTGCTGCATGAGTGGCGTGAGGCTCCCGACAAATGGCAGAAATAG
- a CDS encoding XAC2610-related protein: MKKQMIIALLLAWAAQMSFTKAANDNLKAQLLRYDYSQVLMENDFLGYIGNGQRLYMHFDTIYKDPVKPQYYHVEGKSKVKQNLCSFTGGITIHSFVPNEESDSLVKRYHLKAQYQLNEDANQRGSGFFAGRLTSDFFIYRDSICFDEMEGGEDGYNNNQFEGRWTSYRTKISKKANFGIGRIPDSGNLDVGAAEFHVDPKKQHLGWESYTEAFETETPEGQKAQAEEDREWWKGDKEVFISWQSKTENEAVKLDIYRNKHYLQTLNLGENVLEYWVDQRDYNFDGHRDFAVWLDYAESKRVFLWSEKQGKYVHEPFFDNLESPIIFKDARCIVNNRHINEERTEYDMYQYDGQNYRLISTLVQRGYTSENLLLILYDASGKRVREIQKPTFQQLTPLWQKYTLIDYLGY, encoded by the coding sequence ATGAAAAAGCAGATGATTATAGCGCTCTTGCTGGCTTGGGCAGCCCAGATGAGCTTCACTAAAGCGGCGAACGACAATCTCAAAGCACAACTTCTGCGCTATGACTACAGCCAGGTGCTGATGGAGAACGACTTCTTAGGCTACATCGGTAACGGCCAACGGCTCTATATGCACTTTGACACAATCTATAAAGACCCTGTGAAACCACAGTATTATCACGTAGAAGGCAAGAGCAAAGTAAAGCAGAACCTCTGTAGTTTCACAGGGGGCATAACCATTCATTCCTTTGTACCGAACGAGGAATCTGACAGTCTTGTAAAACGATATCATCTTAAAGCGCAGTATCAGTTGAATGAGGATGCCAACCAACGCGGTTCGGGTTTCTTTGCCGGTCGACTCACTTCCGACTTCTTCATCTATAGGGATTCCATTTGTTTCGACGAAATGGAAGGTGGCGAAGACGGCTATAATAACAACCAATTTGAGGGCCGTTGGACCTCTTATCGCACGAAAATATCGAAGAAAGCGAATTTCGGCATAGGACGAATTCCCGACTCCGGCAATCTCGATGTAGGGGCAGCAGAGTTCCATGTGGACCCCAAAAAGCAGCATCTGGGCTGGGAAAGCTATACGGAAGCCTTTGAAACAGAGACTCCCGAAGGTCAGAAAGCGCAGGCAGAAGAGGACCGTGAGTGGTGGAAAGGCGATAAAGAGGTCTTTATTTCATGGCAATCGAAAACAGAAAATGAGGCAGTTAAGCTTGACATTTACCGCAATAAACATTATCTCCAAACACTTAATTTGGGTGAAAATGTTCTGGAGTACTGGGTAGATCAGCGTGATTACAACTTCGACGGACATCGAGACTTCGCGGTTTGGCTTGATTATGCAGAAAGCAAAAGGGTCTTCTTGTGGTCTGAGAAGCAAGGGAAATATGTGCATGAACCCTTTTTCGACAACTTAGAGTCACCCATTATCTTCAAAGATGCCCGTTGCATAGTGAACAATCGCCACATCAATGAGGAGCGTACTGAATATGATATGTACCAATATGACGGCCAAAATTATCGTCTCATTTCAACCTTAGTGCAACGTGGTTACACTTCTGAAAACCTTCTACTCATCCTCTATGATGCCAGCGGAAAACGTGTGCGTGAAATCCAAAAGCCCACATTCCAGCAGCTGACTCCTCTTTGGCAGAAGTACACTTTAATTGACTATTTAGGCTATTAA